In Sporosarcina psychrophila, a genomic segment contains:
- the rsmD gene encoding 16S rRNA (guanine(966)-N(2))-methyltransferase RsmD yields MRVVAGTRKGIPLKSLQGTDTRPTSDKVKESVFNIIGPYFDGGIAVELFGGSGSLSLEALSRGIDEAFLFEKNVKACAIIKANAEKCRFTEELHIKRADARNAVKVLQAERKKAKLLFIDPPYAETAFYNLALEFVEADLLTENAVIVCEHEKQLELPEAYGSYYKIKSSVYGNSAVSIYEK; encoded by the coding sequence GTGAGAGTTGTTGCAGGAACTAGAAAAGGTATTCCCTTGAAATCTTTACAGGGGACGGATACACGCCCGACATCGGATAAAGTGAAAGAGTCCGTATTCAATATAATCGGGCCTTACTTTGATGGTGGAATTGCCGTAGAATTGTTTGGGGGCAGCGGATCTCTTTCCCTTGAAGCTTTATCAAGAGGAATCGATGAGGCATTCCTATTTGAAAAAAATGTGAAAGCGTGTGCGATTATTAAAGCGAACGCGGAAAAATGCCGATTTACGGAAGAATTACATATCAAGCGTGCGGATGCTAGAAATGCGGTTAAAGTTTTGCAAGCGGAACGGAAGAAAGCAAAACTTCTTTTTATCGATCCCCCGTATGCGGAAACAGCATTTTATAATTTGGCACTTGAATTTGTAGAAGCAGACCTTCTGACTGAAAACGCTGTCATCGTTTGTGAGCATGAAAAGCAATTGGAATTACCAGAAGCGTACGGCAGTTATTATAAGATAAAAAGTTCAGTGTATGGAAATAGCGCTGTATCTATTTATGAGAAATGA
- a CDS encoding enoyl-CoA hydratase/isomerase family protein gives MSYTIAIENGIATFTIDRPEMRNAINYTVMDGLEQFLNRIENNEEVAYAVITGAGDRAFCSGGDLSEFHALRTSDEAYPMLSRMAGLLYRVATLPMPVIALINGAAVGGGCEIATACDYRVMSSTAKAGFIQGTLAITTGWGGATLLFEKDGKHDRVLRLLSEAGVHTADEMFEAGWATETYEGTAENGLQRFLAKMSAHHPAVHRAYKTIAIRKWTADFIRDRMIEESRQCSILWGSDAHHEEVAQFLSKK, from the coding sequence ATGTCTTACACAATTGCTATCGAAAATGGAATTGCTACTTTTACAATTGACCGTCCTGAAATGCGCAACGCCATTAACTATACGGTTATGGATGGCCTCGAACAATTTCTAAATCGTATTGAAAATAATGAAGAAGTCGCATATGCCGTCATTACGGGTGCGGGAGATCGGGCATTCTGTTCGGGTGGAGATTTATCTGAATTTCATGCCTTACGTACGTCCGATGAGGCATATCCAATGCTAAGCAGAATGGCGGGCCTATTATACCGGGTTGCTACGCTACCGATGCCTGTCATTGCGCTCATCAATGGTGCTGCCGTAGGTGGTGGTTGTGAAATTGCTACTGCTTGTGATTACAGGGTCATGTCATCCACAGCAAAGGCTGGTTTCATTCAAGGGACACTTGCTATTACTACGGGTTGGGGCGGTGCTACGCTGCTGTTTGAAAAAGATGGCAAGCATGACCGTGTGTTGCGCCTACTGTCTGAAGCTGGGGTGCATACGGCTGATGAAATGTTTGAAGCGGGTTGGGCAACTGAAACTTATGAGGGCACTGCTGAAAACGGGCTTCAACGGTTTCTTGCCAAAATGTCCGCGCATCATCCGGCTGTCCATCGAGCGTATAAAACGATTGCTATTCGGAAATGGACAGCTGATTTTATTCGTGACCGAATGATTGAAGAGTCGCGTCAATGTTCAATTCTTTGGGGAAGTGATGCACACCATGAAGAAGTGGCGCAGTTTTTATCGAAAAAATAA
- a CDS encoding acetyl-CoA carboxylase biotin carboxylase subunit, translating to MDKILIANRGEIALRIIKTCKRLGIATVAVYSEADADMPFVKEADEAFLLGPAQVQQSYLKADDIIEIAVRAGVDGIHPGYGLLSENAEFVRKVQAAGIQFIGPDADTIDKMGDKIGSRVTMKAAGVPVVPGTDEGITSLEDAVRAAVEIGYPIMLKASAGGGGIGMIRCEDEQALSQQFQSVKNRAKAYFGDDVVFLEKFITNARHIEVQIFGDNFGNVVHLFERNCSVQRRNQKVIEESPSPHLPEEARHRLYKAAVDAAKAVSYKNAGTVEFIVDENNEHYFLEMNTRLQVEHPVTEEVTGFDLVEWQLEIANGNKLPVIDQTSIKSTGHAIEFRIYAEDPVKFLPSPGTINKLNWGDTTGIRIDSGYVEGGKVTPFYDPLISKVIVHATTREEAIQKSAAFLSKVEIEGLKTNIPLFNNFLKSEEFLTGDYSTAVLNTWSAKQKEETIK from the coding sequence ATGGATAAAATACTGATTGCGAATCGTGGGGAAATCGCTCTTAGAATCATAAAGACTTGTAAACGTCTAGGTATTGCCACTGTCGCTGTCTATTCTGAAGCAGACGCAGACATGCCGTTCGTGAAAGAAGCGGACGAGGCGTTCTTGCTAGGACCTGCACAAGTTCAACAATCCTATTTAAAAGCGGATGATATAATCGAAATTGCGGTTCGTGCGGGAGTAGATGGCATTCATCCGGGGTACGGGCTTCTTTCTGAAAATGCAGAATTTGTACGTAAAGTACAAGCTGCGGGAATCCAATTCATCGGGCCTGATGCAGATACAATTGATAAGATGGGTGACAAAATCGGTTCACGTGTAACGATGAAAGCGGCAGGGGTGCCGGTCGTACCTGGAACTGATGAAGGAATTACTTCTTTGGAAGATGCCGTGCGTGCAGCAGTTGAGATCGGTTATCCGATCATGCTGAAAGCGAGTGCTGGCGGCGGTGGGATCGGTATGATTCGTTGTGAAGATGAGCAAGCGCTCAGTCAACAATTCCAATCCGTAAAGAATCGAGCGAAAGCATATTTTGGGGATGATGTTGTTTTCCTTGAAAAATTCATAACGAATGCCCGTCATATCGAGGTGCAGATTTTCGGAGACAACTTCGGAAATGTTGTCCATTTGTTTGAACGTAATTGTTCGGTACAACGACGTAACCAAAAAGTGATTGAGGAATCACCTTCACCACACTTGCCGGAAGAAGCGCGCCATCGTCTTTATAAAGCGGCAGTCGATGCAGCAAAAGCGGTTTCTTATAAAAATGCAGGAACGGTCGAATTTATTGTCGATGAAAATAATGAACACTACTTTTTGGAAATGAATACTAGACTTCAAGTTGAACATCCGGTGACTGAAGAAGTGACTGGGTTTGACCTTGTCGAATGGCAACTTGAAATTGCGAACGGCAATAAGCTTCCTGTGATAGACCAAACGAGCATCAAGTCGACAGGCCATGCAATTGAATTCCGTATTTACGCGGAAGATCCGGTTAAATTCTTGCCATCACCGGGGACAATTAATAAACTTAATTGGGGAGATACTACGGGAATCCGTATTGACTCAGGATATGTTGAGGGTGGGAAAGTGACGCCTTTCTATGATCCACTCATCTCAAAAGTAATTGTCCACGCAACAACTCGGGAAGAAGCGATTCAAAAATCGGCAGCTTTCCTTTCAAAAGTAGAAATTGAAGGTTTGAAAACGAATATACCGCTATTCAATAATTTTCTGAAATCCGAGGAATTCCTTACAGGTGACTATTCGACAGCGGTTTTAAACACATGGAGCGCAAAACAAAAGGAGGAAACAATAAAATGA
- a CDS encoding SepM family pheromone-processing serine protease, with protein MRKKRFSMIGVLLVIIAILFIYPLDSYISQPGGAYDLDPLVEVVGGDNNDIGTFSLMTISVSKATPASYVLSKFTDKKKLLPAENVRRDGENDKEYNIRQKKLMTGSQFNAITVAFEKAGIPVDIQYDGVFVMMVLEGGAADGILELGDKIRVVDGVELKESGQFFTLIGDKKLGDEVKISLDRDDKKLDVTLVLKEIPDSDGRAGLGVRFEEDRTLTTDPEVDFKTSNIGGPSAGLMFTLEIMNQLLDEDLTKGYNIAGTGEMLEDGTVGRIGGADFKVIAASRQDVEIFFAPADDLPDEVRAANPGILTNYEEAVMMAEKIGTKMKIVPVETVDDALDYLATLEKK; from the coding sequence ATGAGAAAGAAACGATTCAGTATGATAGGTGTTTTGCTTGTTATCATAGCCATTTTGTTCATTTACCCGCTCGATTCTTATATATCGCAGCCAGGAGGAGCTTATGACTTGGATCCACTCGTTGAAGTGGTAGGCGGAGATAACAACGATATTGGGACGTTCAGTCTTATGACGATTTCCGTTTCAAAAGCGACACCAGCTTCTTATGTTTTATCGAAATTCACCGATAAGAAGAAGCTTCTCCCTGCTGAAAATGTAAGAAGAGATGGAGAAAATGACAAGGAATATAATATCCGGCAGAAGAAACTCATGACTGGTTCACAGTTCAATGCAATTACAGTTGCATTTGAAAAAGCGGGTATTCCTGTTGATATCCAGTATGATGGTGTATTTGTCATGATGGTCCTCGAAGGAGGCGCGGCCGACGGTATCTTGGAACTTGGAGACAAGATTCGTGTGGTTGACGGTGTGGAGTTGAAAGAATCAGGACAATTCTTTACGCTTATTGGAGATAAGAAATTGGGTGATGAAGTAAAGATTTCGTTGGATAGGGATGACAAGAAGCTCGATGTAACACTTGTCTTGAAAGAGATACCTGATAGTGATGGACGGGCAGGACTTGGCGTACGTTTTGAAGAGGATCGAACACTCACGACTGATCCAGAAGTCGATTTCAAAACATCGAATATAGGTGGACCATCTGCGGGTCTGATGTTCACACTTGAAATTATGAACCAGTTGCTTGATGAAGACCTCACAAAAGGATATAACATTGCTGGAACTGGAGAAATGTTGGAGGATGGAACCGTCGGAAGAATTGGGGGCGCGGACTTTAAAGTGATTGCTGCTTCCCGCCAAGACGTGGAAATATTCTTCGCACCAGCAGATGATTTACCTGATGAAGTAAGGGCGGCAAATCCTGGAATACTGACTAATTACGAAGAAGCTGTAATGATGGCAGAGAAAATCGGCACAAAAATGAAAATCGTGCCGGTGGAAACTGTAGATGATGCACTTGATTATTTAGCGACGTTGGAAAAGAAGTAA
- the rpmF gene encoding 50S ribosomal protein L32, which translates to MAVPKRRTSKTVKNKRRTHYKLQVPGMTTCTNCGEIKLAHRICKSCGHYKGKEVVGE; encoded by the coding sequence ATGGCTGTACCAAAAAGAAGAACATCCAAAACAGTTAAAAACAAGCGCCGTACGCATTATAAATTGCAAGTACCGGGAATGACTACTTGTACTAACTGTGGCGAAATCAAATTGGCTCACCGCATTTGTAAATCATGCGGTCATTACAAAGGAAAAGAAGTTGTAGGCGAATAA
- a CDS encoding biotin/lipoyl-binding carrier protein, giving the protein MTALKATMAGTVFTVNAAVGEEVTAGQVIIVLESMKMEIPVEAESAGKVATINVQVGDFVNEEDVLATIEI; this is encoded by the coding sequence ATGACAGCATTAAAAGCAACGATGGCAGGTACAGTGTTTACAGTGAACGCAGCGGTAGGGGAAGAAGTAACAGCGGGACAAGTTATCATCGTACTCGAATCGATGAAAATGGAAATTCCGGTTGAAGCGGAATCGGCTGGAAAAGTAGCAACGATTAATGTACAAGTCGGCGATTTCGTTAACGAAGAAGACGTTCTAGCTACAATCGAAATCTAG
- a CDS encoding acyl-CoA carboxylase subunit beta has translation MTKITQQTAYNEKLEAKLQGVFAGGHPKYHEKLKEQNKLFVRDRLELLFDDGEYTEDGRFANCEAGDLPADGVVTAMGKVNGQTVCVMANDSTVKAGSWGARTVEKIIRIQEIAEKNRVPMLYLVDSAGARITDQLDMFPNRRGAGKIFHNQVRLSGFIPQICVLFGPSAAGGAYIPAFCDIVIMVEGNASMYLGSPRMAEKVIGEKVTLEEMGGARMHCSVSGCGDVLAANEEEAIAEARRYLAYFPANFTEKPALKETVEAKVGRTLEAIIPENQNAPFDMYEAIDALIDDGSYFDVKKLFAGEIITGLARIEGQPVGIIANQPKVKGGVLFVDSADKATKFINLCDAFSIPLLFLADVPGFMIGTKVERAGIIRHGAKLIMAMSSATVPKISVIVRKAYGAGLYAMAGPAFEPDVCIALPTAQIAVMGPEAAVNAVYSNKIEAIEDPKERIAFVQEKHKEYKEEIDIYKMASELIIDEIVAPSSLRGVLADRYRFYSTKDVPQPPRKHPVYPV, from the coding sequence ATGACTAAAATAACACAACAGACGGCTTACAATGAAAAACTTGAAGCGAAATTGCAAGGGGTTTTTGCAGGGGGCCATCCAAAATATCACGAAAAGTTGAAAGAACAGAACAAACTTTTCGTCCGTGATCGATTGGAACTTCTTTTCGATGACGGGGAATATACAGAAGACGGTAGGTTTGCCAATTGTGAAGCAGGGGATTTACCGGCGGATGGTGTCGTTACGGCGATGGGGAAAGTGAACGGCCAGACGGTTTGTGTGATGGCGAATGATTCAACGGTGAAGGCAGGGTCATGGGGAGCCCGTACGGTTGAGAAGATTATTCGTATTCAGGAAATTGCAGAGAAGAACCGTGTACCAATGCTATATCTTGTCGATTCAGCGGGAGCTCGTATTACAGATCAGCTTGACATGTTCCCGAACCGTCGCGGTGCAGGGAAGATATTCCACAACCAAGTGAGGTTATCGGGTTTCATCCCGCAAATTTGTGTTCTATTCGGTCCTTCCGCTGCAGGTGGTGCGTACATACCCGCATTTTGCGATATCGTTATTATGGTAGAGGGCAATGCGTCGATGTATTTAGGTTCACCGCGCATGGCCGAAAAAGTAATCGGTGAAAAAGTAACACTGGAAGAAATGGGCGGTGCCCGCATGCATTGTTCAGTGAGTGGTTGCGGCGATGTGCTTGCGGCGAATGAAGAAGAAGCGATTGCGGAAGCGCGTCGTTATCTAGCATATTTCCCTGCGAACTTTACAGAAAAACCCGCTTTAAAAGAAACGGTGGAGGCGAAAGTAGGCCGAACGCTTGAAGCAATCATTCCGGAAAACCAAAACGCGCCATTTGATATGTATGAAGCGATTGACGCATTAATTGATGATGGCAGTTACTTTGACGTTAAGAAATTATTTGCCGGTGAAATTATTACAGGTTTGGCTAGAATCGAAGGACAACCGGTTGGTATCATTGCCAATCAACCGAAAGTAAAAGGTGGAGTTTTGTTTGTGGATTCTGCAGACAAAGCAACGAAATTCATTAATCTTTGTGATGCATTCTCTATTCCTCTGCTATTCCTTGCCGACGTTCCGGGCTTTATGATTGGAACGAAAGTTGAGCGTGCAGGAATTATTCGCCACGGCGCGAAATTAATTATGGCGATGAGTTCAGCGACTGTTCCGAAAATATCAGTTATTGTCCGGAAAGCTTATGGAGCTGGACTGTACGCGATGGCAGGTCCAGCGTTTGAGCCGGATGTCTGTATCGCGTTACCGACTGCTCAAATTGCGGTTATGGGACCTGAAGCAGCAGTAAATGCAGTCTATTCGAATAAAATCGAAGCGATTGAAGATCCAAAAGAGCGGATTGCGTTTGTTCAGGAAAAACATAAGGAATACAAAGAAGAAATTGATATTTATAAGATGGCATCTGAACTGATTATTGATGAAATTGTAGCACCATCAAGCTTAAGAGGTGTGCTTGCGGAT
- the coaD gene encoding pantetheine-phosphate adenylyltransferase yields the protein MSKIAVVPGSFDPLTNGHLDIIKRAARVFGDVRVAVMNNSSKNSLFTVEERMALIEEVTSVFPNVKVESSSGLLVDYAKSVGASVIVRGLRAVSDFEYEMQITSMNRFLDESIETFFIMTNNQYSFLSSSIVKEVAKYSGEISGLVPMQVEEALKKKYQTR from the coding sequence ATGTCGAAAATTGCAGTTGTACCCGGAAGTTTTGACCCGTTAACGAATGGGCATCTAGATATTATCAAGAGAGCAGCGAGGGTTTTCGGTGACGTCAGAGTTGCTGTGATGAATAACTCCTCAAAAAACTCACTGTTTACTGTCGAAGAGCGTATGGCGCTTATTGAAGAGGTGACGTCTGTGTTTCCGAATGTGAAAGTGGAGTCGTCTTCTGGATTGCTCGTTGATTATGCCAAGAGTGTAGGGGCATCTGTAATTGTTCGCGGATTGCGTGCCGTTTCCGATTTTGAGTATGAAATGCAAATTACGTCTATGAACAGGTTTCTCGATGAGAGTATCGAGACATTTTTCATCATGACGAACAATCAGTATTCGTTCCTCAGTTCGAGTATTGTCAAAGAAGTGGCAAAGTACAGCGGTGAAATCTCAGGACTTGTGCCAATGCAAGTTGAAGAGGCGTTGAAAAAGAAATATCAAACTCGATGA
- a CDS encoding YceD family protein, producing the protein MKWSIHQLQRYRQGAMPLDEAVDLESVKKRNPEIRNITPVRVTGSCTISSKKLICRFRLEGTLTLPCSRTWEDVELPFVIEADEQFSWDEEVLASDDEIHPVVGEVVDPTPVFEELVLLEVPLQIFSENADDMQEAEGKGWSYATDEVYNARLRKELETKVDPRLADLAKFFESKDE; encoded by the coding sequence ATGAAATGGTCAATCCATCAATTGCAGAGATACAGACAAGGTGCGATGCCGCTTGACGAAGCTGTCGACCTTGAATCCGTGAAAAAACGGAATCCGGAAATCCGGAATATTACGCCTGTCCGAGTGACCGGAAGTTGTACAATCAGCTCCAAGAAATTGATATGCCGATTCCGGCTCGAAGGTACGTTGACATTACCCTGTTCACGAACATGGGAAGACGTCGAATTACCATTCGTAATCGAAGCTGACGAACAGTTCAGCTGGGATGAAGAAGTTCTCGCATCAGATGATGAAATTCATCCTGTTGTGGGTGAGGTAGTCGATCCGACCCCTGTATTTGAGGAGCTCGTCCTCCTTGAAGTGCCGCTTCAAATTTTCAGCGAAAATGCTGATGATATGCAAGAGGCTGAAGGAAAAGGCTGGTCATACGCGACTGACGAGGTGTACAATGCCAGGCTCCGTAAGGAACTGGAAACGAAAGTGGATCCTAGACTTGCCGATTTGGCAAAGTTCTTTGAATCCAAGGACGAATAG
- a CDS encoding nucleotidyltransferase, with the protein MSNLKASGIIVEYNPFHNGHLYHAIQAKITTGADVVIAVMSGNFLQRGEPAFVDKWSRANMALKNGVDIVLELPYAFATSNAPSFARGAIQLLDAAQCSAFCFGSEDGEVNSFERSLLLLQQAGDNYEQTVKDAVSRGLSYPKALNEAYTMAANSSTIEGPLADLSKPNNILGFHYMEAARNIDSEMKAVTIPRIVAQYHDDAVAGNPIASATGIRKSFFESETLGTITDFMPDTALELLHDWQAENQSFGNWPTFYPQLRFTILREGPKRLAMIADVTEGIENLLYRAAADNGTFEGFMKDVKSKRYTWTRLQRMLTHIFTGFTYDIRSSMKTPSYLRLLGMTSAGRLYLNEHKKRLKLPLISKAAAFSNPSLDFDIHAADMYALGIGNGTSSSRIGVDYNTHPIIIQ; encoded by the coding sequence GTGTCGAATTTGAAAGCTTCAGGAATTATCGTCGAATATAACCCGTTTCACAACGGGCATCTTTATCACGCGATACAAGCAAAAATAACAACTGGCGCGGATGTTGTAATTGCCGTCATGAGCGGTAATTTCCTACAACGGGGGGAACCTGCATTTGTTGATAAATGGTCCCGGGCGAACATGGCCTTGAAAAACGGTGTGGACATCGTTTTGGAGCTTCCTTATGCATTCGCGACATCTAATGCCCCATCCTTCGCCAGAGGTGCTATTCAGCTACTGGACGCTGCTCAGTGCAGTGCTTTCTGCTTCGGTAGCGAAGATGGTGAAGTTAACTCTTTCGAAAGAAGTCTTCTTCTTCTCCAACAAGCCGGCGACAATTATGAACAAACTGTGAAAGATGCTGTCAGCCGGGGACTCAGTTATCCAAAAGCGTTGAATGAGGCTTACACCATGGCCGCCAATTCCTCAACAATCGAAGGACCACTTGCTGATCTCTCGAAACCGAACAACATTTTAGGTTTTCATTATATGGAAGCTGCTAGGAATATTGACTCCGAAATGAAAGCCGTCACAATCCCGCGCATTGTCGCCCAGTACCATGACGACGCTGTAGCAGGTAACCCAATTGCAAGTGCAACCGGCATCAGAAAATCCTTTTTTGAATCAGAGACGCTCGGAACGATTACAGACTTCATGCCAGATACAGCACTCGAACTTCTACACGATTGGCAAGCGGAAAATCAATCTTTTGGAAACTGGCCGACTTTCTATCCCCAGCTCCGTTTCACAATTTTACGGGAAGGACCAAAACGACTTGCGATGATTGCAGACGTAACGGAAGGAATTGAGAATCTGTTGTACCGCGCGGCAGCCGATAACGGCACATTTGAAGGCTTCATGAAGGACGTGAAATCCAAAAGGTACACTTGGACCCGACTTCAGCGCATGCTTACTCATATATTTACCGGGTTTACGTACGATATACGGAGCAGTATGAAAACTCCTTCCTATCTACGATTACTTGGAATGACATCGGCCGGAAGATTATATTTGAATGAACATAAAAAAAGGCTGAAGCTTCCTCTAATTAGCAAAGCAGCCGCCTTTTCAAATCCTTCACTTGATTTCGATATCCACGCAGCGGATATGTACGCACTCGGTATCGGAAACGGCACTTCTAGTTCCCGAATCGGTGTTGATTACAATACACACCCAATTATCATTCAGTGA